A DNA window from Providencia huaxiensis contains the following coding sequences:
- the ccmA gene encoding cytochrome c biogenesis heme-transporting ATPase CcmA: MLSAQDVSCLRQNRVLFHQLNFTVQPSEILQVEGPNGAGKTTLLRMMAGLLKPDEGAVCWNNQSIEKLKEEFTRHLLYLGHKPAVKSLLTPYENLKFYYRMHNKGSEGDRIWAALEEVSLIGYEDIPVSQLSAGQQRRVNLARLWLSEAPLWVLDEPFTAIDVAGVARLTERFHQHAKQGGIILFTSHQAMSGQFGSLKLTGGVETCFGY, translated from the coding sequence ATGCTAAGTGCTCAAGATGTGAGTTGCCTTCGGCAAAATAGGGTTCTATTTCACCAGCTAAATTTTACCGTTCAGCCCAGTGAGATCTTGCAAGTTGAAGGGCCTAATGGTGCGGGGAAAACCACCTTGTTACGCATGATGGCGGGGCTATTAAAGCCTGATGAGGGTGCGGTTTGTTGGAATAATCAATCGATTGAAAAACTGAAAGAAGAGTTTACGCGCCATCTGCTTTATTTAGGGCACAAACCCGCAGTGAAATCATTATTGACCCCGTATGAAAACCTCAAATTTTATTACCGAATGCATAATAAAGGCAGTGAAGGTGACCGTATTTGGGCCGCTTTAGAGGAAGTTTCGCTAATTGGTTATGAAGATATCCCTGTAAGTCAATTGTCTGCGGGCCAACAACGGCGTGTTAATTTAGCGAGGTTATGGCTAAGCGAAGCCCCTTTGTGGGTACTTGACGAGCCTTTTACTGCGATTGATGTTGCGGGAGTGGCGCGTTTAACAGAACGTTTTCATCAACATGCAAAGCAAGGGGGGATTATTTTGTTTACCTCTCACCAAGCGATGTCAGGGCAATTTGGCTCACTAAAACTGACGGGTGGGGTTGAAACATGTTTTGGTTATTAA
- a CDS encoding ion channel — protein MLDNSFVAFLKSPLSIRVLLSLLIIIDGAMILKPVLSAYTDYIDWRESGLTQWLKSLGFMKLLDIPRFLLGISLIFLSLFMVNGARIAWVFSLFLLGIISFVDLRLTQENIHQGYFSLFLLVALCLFWKLYHHHSLTSAGFVAITCIIALLLYSIFGTLYIGDEFSPVVKDGTTAFYFALVCMTTVGFGDIVPVTVDARVFTVTVIILGITIFTTSVVYIVGVLAKGTKEIVRKRFSYMKNHYVVIGSTPMAVNVYQGLKNRELPVAVICQENHRSHYPEKDNIVTGDPTSSELLAAANVKHAKCVLVMTDSDSLSTFALLGVKEQAGENSSVKTVVLINQESNMDKVRLLKPDMLFSLSTLGSEVLMQVLCGEAISSDSISDMLLNKVAKS, from the coding sequence ATGTTAGATAACTCATTTGTGGCTTTTTTGAAATCACCCCTATCAATTAGGGTGCTTCTTTCATTGCTAATTATTATTGATGGCGCAATGATTTTAAAGCCTGTATTAAGCGCTTATACCGACTACATTGATTGGCGTGAGTCTGGGCTAACACAGTGGTTGAAGTCACTGGGTTTTATGAAATTGCTGGATATCCCGAGATTTTTATTGGGAATTTCACTGATTTTCCTATCGCTATTTATGGTTAACGGAGCCCGTATCGCTTGGGTGTTTTCATTATTTTTACTTGGGATTATTTCATTTGTTGACCTGCGGTTAACACAAGAAAACATACATCAAGGTTATTTTTCCCTCTTTTTATTGGTTGCTTTGTGCCTTTTTTGGAAGCTGTATCATCACCATAGCTTAACCAGTGCCGGGTTTGTGGCAATAACCTGTATTATTGCATTATTGCTGTATTCCATTTTTGGTACTTTATATATTGGTGATGAATTTTCACCAGTCGTTAAAGACGGCACAACGGCCTTTTATTTTGCTTTAGTTTGCATGACAACGGTCGGGTTTGGTGACATTGTTCCGGTTACGGTTGATGCGCGTGTATTCACAGTGACAGTGATTATTTTAGGGATCACAATTTTTACCACTTCAGTGGTTTATATTGTTGGGGTGTTAGCTAAAGGTACGAAAGAAATCGTGCGTAAGAGGTTTTCTTATATGAAAAATCATTATGTGGTGATTGGTAGCACACCAATGGCCGTCAATGTTTATCAAGGGCTGAAAAACCGAGAACTGCCGGTGGCCGTGATTTGCCAAGAAAACCATCGCAGCCATTACCCTGAAAAGGATAATATTGTGACCGGTGACCCAACCAGTTCCGAATTGCTCGCCGCAGCTAATGTTAAACACGCAAAGTGTGTGTTAGTCATGACAGATAGCGATTCGCTCAGTACTTTCGCTTTATTGGGGGTGAAAGAGCAAGCGGGGGAAAATAGTTCGGTAAAAACTGTGGTGCTAATTAACCAAGAAAGCAATATGGATAAAGTTCGCTTACTTAAGCCTGATATGTTGTTTTCATTATCTACACTAGGTTCAGAGGTTTTGATGCAAGTGCTTTGCGGTGAAGCAATATCGAGCGACTCTATTAGTGATATGCTGTTGAACAAAGTTGCAAAAAGCTAA
- the ccmB gene encoding heme exporter protein CcmB codes for MFWLLIKRELKIAFRGFSELVNPLWFFLIVITLFPLSIGPEPQLLARIAVGVFWVAAILSSLLSLERLFKDDYLDGSLEQLLLAPHPLFITVFAKVIAHWLVTGLPLILLSPVAALMLSFSADTLFVLAGTLLLGTPVLSFIGAIGAALTVSLKKGGVLVSLLVLPLYIPVLIYATGTMEAHSFKMPLDGYFAILAALFAASITFSPLAIAAALKLNISNS; via the coding sequence ATGTTTTGGTTATTAATTAAACGAGAACTTAAAATTGCTTTTCGTGGTTTTTCTGAATTGGTTAACCCGTTGTGGTTTTTCTTAATTGTTATCACACTATTTCCTCTTAGTATTGGTCCTGAACCTCAGTTATTAGCACGTATTGCGGTTGGGGTATTTTGGGTTGCCGCTATTTTGTCTTCGCTGTTATCGTTAGAGCGCTTATTTAAGGATGATTACCTCGATGGTTCCCTTGAACAGCTACTTTTGGCTCCACATCCCTTATTTATTACCGTTTTTGCTAAAGTCATTGCACACTGGTTAGTCACTGGGCTGCCCTTGATCTTGTTATCTCCAGTTGCTGCATTAATGCTGTCTTTTAGCGCAGACACGCTATTTGTCTTAGCGGGAACATTGTTACTGGGTACGCCTGTATTGAGTTTTATTGGTGCGATAGGCGCGGCATTAACGGTTTCTTTAAAAAAAGGTGGCGTTTTAGTCAGCCTGCTAGTTTTACCGCTTTATATTCCTGTGCTTATCTATGCAACAGGTACAATGGAGGCGCATAGCTTTAAAATGCCGCTAGATGGCTATTTTGCCATTCTCGCAGCGCTGTTTGCCGCCAGTATTACTTTTTCGCCACTTGCGATAGCTGCTGCGTTGAAACTTAATATTAGCAATAGTTAG